In Hyphomicrobiales bacterium, the sequence GGGCTGTCGGGCCAAGCATTCGTTTTCCCGTGGACTACCAGGGATAGAGGCGTCTCCCACGTAGACTGGGCATAGGAGCCATATCAGGTCTGGAAACTTTCGACTGAGGTGGGCAACTTTCCTTTGCAGCCGAGATCAGCCATTGAGGCTGGCATGTGCGGTTCCGGCGGCACTGCGTAAACCCGAGTGCCGCTATACTTGGGTATTGTCCTTGTGGCTGAGGGGACTGTTATTGACAGTGCTTTGCGGGCGGCTCCTTATGACAACGGGGGGGGCAAACATTTGACTGCGAACCGCGACACTGCCGTCCCACTGAAGGACGGCGTGGCAGATTATTTTGCCGAGATTGCGTCGCCGCCATCGAGCTCTACCATGCTCTCGCCTGCGCACGTCCAGAGCGGGCCGCCGATCGAACCTCTGGTCCGCATCGTCACATACGATCCGTCTCAATGGGAGGCATTCGTCGACGAATGGGTGTCATCTCTCAAAACGAAATATGAAAAGGTCCTGCGTTACACCGGTGCCAATGACCACGGCATCGACGTGGCGGGCTTCGCCGACAAGAATTACCTGCAAGGCATCTGGGACAATTACCAGTGCAAGCACTACCGCGACGCCATCACGCCGGGCACCGCCTGGCCCGAAGTTGGCAAGATGCTGTGGTATTCGTTTTGCGGCGTTTTTACGCCGCCGCGCGCCTACTATTTCGTCGCCCCGCGCGGGACGGGCACGACGCTCACCCAGTATCTGACGAATGCTTCCGCGTTGAAGGCGGCTTTGATCGAAGCCTGGCCGAAAGCCGTCGCAAATAAGATCACGGCAACGCAGCTCGTAACCCTCGACGGCAAGTTCGCCGAGTATGTTGACGCCTTCGACTTCTCGATCTTCCAGCCCATGTCGCCGCGCGAAGTCATCGAGCAACATCGCGCTACGCCCTATTTCATTACGCGCTTCGGCGGCGGTCTGCCGCCGCGCCCCGTCGTCGGCGCGCCGCCAACCGATCTGGGAACTCACGAGAGCGTCTATGTCGCTCGTCTGCTGGCGGCCTATTCCGAACACATCAAGGCAGAAGTTCCCGATGTCGCCGGGCTGAAGGCGTGGAAACCGCTCGAAGATCATTTCAAGCGGCAGCGCGAGTGCTACTTCCACGCAGAAGCTCTACGCATTTTTGTTCGGGACAAAGTGGAGCCCGGCGCGTTCGAGGGCTTGCAGGATGAGATCTACCATGGTGTAGCGGACACCGCCGATGGCGATCACGCTGACGGGTTTGAGCGCGTCAAGGCTGTAACTCAGGCGGCGCAGAACGTGCCACTCGACGCCCATCCGCTGGGTGCGAGTGCGCTGGTGAAAGACAAGCGCGGCATCTGCCATCAGCTTGCCAATGAAGACCGTCTAAGATGGACGAAGTAGCGCGCGACCAGTTTTCGTTGACGTTCAACGGCCCTCTCGAGGCCGGTGTCCGTGCAGTCGCTGTTCTGGGCTCCGCGTTTCCGCGCGCCTATGACATTCAGCGGCTGACGGCGTTCGACTATCTGCTCGTTCGAACGCATCAATTGGGCGGACCCGATGACCTTCATCCGGCGACACCAATTCAGACGCCCGCCACAGAAGTCCGCCGACGCGTGGTCCAGGATGCGCTGCATCTGATGATGACGCGCGAATTGGTCGCACGAATCGTCGACGAGAACGGTATCTCCTACCGCGCCGGCGAGGGCGCGGCGATGTTTCTCGATTCATTGCGCACGCCCTATCTCGCGGCGCTGAAGGACCGCGCCGACTGGCTTGTCTACCATCTTGCTGACTACACCGATTCCGCGCTCGAGGGGGTGATGCGCAAATTCTTCGATAGGTGGGTCGTGGAGTTTCAGAACGTCGAACGCAGCCTCGGTGCGTACGCATGAGGAAAGGCTTACGGCTGCGCAGTCTCAGCTTTCACGGGCCGGCGCGCAAATTCGCTACGATACCCTTCGGACCTGGCCTCAACGTCATCCACGGCGCATCGAACACCGGCAAGTCTTTCATCGCCGACGCAATAGATTTCATGCTCGGCGGCAAGGGACCTCTGCGCGACATCCCGGAGCGGGTCGGTTATGATAAGATCCTCCTCGCGATGGAAACGCTGGACGGCCATCAGTTCACGTTGCTTAGAAGCACGGAGGGTAACGCTTTTCGTCTTTTCGAAGGTCTCTATTCTGACACCCTCCCCGAGGGTGAAGGCACGCCGCTCGCCGACACCCATAGCGACCGCAACGAGGAAAACCTCTCGGCCTATCTGCTAGCAAAGCTCGATCTCGCTCATAAACGGGTAAGACGGAACAAGCGCGGCGACACCAACAGCCTTAGCTTCCGCAATCTTGCCCGCCTCGTTATCATCAACGAGGAAGAGATTATCCAGCAGCGCTCGCCACTATCCGATGGCAATTATACGGCCGACACGACCAATACCTCAGTCTTCAAACTGCTGCTGACCGGCGTCGACGATTCTGCACTTGCGACCGCACAGCCGCGCAGCCCGGAAGAACAAAGCCGCAGCGCCCAACTCGACTTGCTCGATCAATTGATCGAAAGCCACCGCCGCCAGGTCAAAGAGTTGGCTGGACCACCGGACGAACTGGAAGCCCAGCGAGAACGCCTCGGCGAGTCCATGCGATCTCAAGGAGAACTTCTCGCCGTCTCGGAAACCGCATTCAGAGACGCCGCCACGCGCCGCAGGGACATCGCACGCCGGGTCGAAGAAGGAAGGGATCGGCTAACTGAGATCACGGCGCTTCTAGAACGTTTCACATTGCTCGACGCGCACTACAGTTCCGACAAGGAAAGGTTACGCGGTATCGAGGAAGCGGGCAGCCTTTTCGGCGCGCTCGGCACCGGCACCTGCCTATTCTGCGGTTCGGCACCTGAACATCATCGCAAAGCCGAATGCGATTTCGATGTCGAGAAGGCAGTCGCAGCCGCACAGTCCGAAATCCGCAAAATCGAAATACGCCAAACGGAGCTGACACAGACGATTGCGACATTGCGGAAGGAAGCTGTGAGCTTCGAGCGGCGCCTTCCGATGCTCGAAGAGCAGCTTGATACCGTATCCGGCGAGATCGACCGAGTCGTTGCGCCCAATTTGCGCCAGCTTAGAACAGCCTACAGGCAGTTGGCCGACAAGGATGGCGAGGTGCGCGAAGCGCTCGCGATACACCGCGGTCTATCGGACCTTGAGCAGCGCAAGGCCGCGCTGGAACGCGAGGGCGAAGTATCCGGCAACGGTGGCAACAGCCTCAGCGATGTCGACTTGCCGAGCTCGACCGCTGACAAGTTCGCCGGCATCGTCCTGTCCACCCTGAAAGCTTGGCATTTCCCTGAAATCGATCGCGTCCATTTCGATTCCAAGACGCGGGACCTTGTCATCAACGGCAAGAATAGGACCTCGTTCGGTAAGGGGCTTCGCGCCATCACCCAGGCAGCATTCACGGTCAGCCTTCTCCAGTACTGTCGACAGTTTGAAACCCCGCATCCGGGATTCATCGTTCTCGACTCTCCCTTGCTGTCCTACAGGGAGCCAGAGGGAGACGGCGACGATCTAAGAGGCTCCGATCTGAATTCGCATTTCTTCGAATTCCTAGCGAAGCTACAGGCCGACAGGCAGGTGCTCGTCGTTGAAAATACTGATCCTCCCGCGGAGATTCAGGCCTCTTTGCAATCGGTAAAATTCACCAAGATCGAAGGCGTGGGTCGCTATGGATTCTTTCCTATCGAGCCCGCGCCGCCAACCTAGGATGCAGGCTCGCAGCCGCCAGCGCAGCAACCCGAGCAAGGGCGTCGCCAGGGATCAGGCGCGGTTGACGCCGCGGTAGCGCGCGAAGCTTGTCCGGCCCGACGATCCGGCATTAGGTAGCAAAGACCACTGAGGGTTCGGTAAGTACCTGAATCCGAGAGGTTTCAGGCTCCTCGGTTCAAGAATTTCGATGACGCGTGGACGCCCCCGGCAGCCTCCCGAGGCCTTCGCATAGTGCGTGAGAGCCACTAGCGTTAGCTCGGCTCAGGCGAGAGAATGTCGAGCACTGGGCATTCGGGCGCGGTGCCGCCTTCGCAGCGGTCGATGGTCTGCCCAAGCAATCGTTCGAGTTTGCTGAGGTCGGCGATCTTTGCCCGGATATCGTCCAGGTGCTTCGTGGCGATCTCGCGAACCTCGCCGCACGGGGCGCGCTCCGGGCCGCCGAGCGCCAGAAGCGCCTTGATCTCGTCCGGGGTGAATCCGAGCTCGCGGCCGCGCCGGATAAAGGCCAGCACGCGCAGATGGTGCCGGTCGTAGACCCTGCGACCCCCCTCGGTGCGGGGCGGCGCGGGCAGCATCCCGACCTTCTCGTAGTAGCGGATGGTCTCGATGTTCACCCCGGTGAGCCGTGACAGCTCGCCGATGGGGAGCGTCCCGCCTCGCGAATGCGTGATCGCGTCCATCGAAAATGCCCTTGCTCCTGTAGCCACTACAGGATGCACGGTCGCTCCATCGACGTAAAGGAGATTGTTCGATGGGTGAATTGACCCGTGCTGAGCCAAGCGGGCTGGCAAGCCGGCAGGAGGGCGCGACCTCCGCAAGAGCCAGCCAAGGCCTGCTGGCGGCCGGAGGCATTCTTGCCGCACTCGGGGCCTCGTCCTGCTGCATCCTGCCCCTCGTGCTCTTCGGCCTTGGAGCGAGC encodes:
- a CDS encoding conserved hypothetical protein (Evidence 4 : Unknown function but conserved in other organisms); the encoded protein is MLSPAHVQSGPPIEPLVRIVTYDPSQWEAFVDEWVSSLKTKYEKVLRYTGANDHGIDVAGFADKNYLQGIWDNYQCKHYRDAITPGTAWPEVGKMLWYSFCGVFTPPRAYYFVAPRGTGTTLTQYLTNASALKAALIEAWPKAVANKITATQLVTLDGKFAEYVDAFDFSIFQPMSPREVIEQHRATPYFITRFGGGLPPRPVVGAPPTDLGTHESVYVARLLAAYSEHIKAEVPDVAGLKAWKPLEDHFKRQRECYFHAEALRIFVRDKVEPGAFEGLQDEIYHGVADTADGDHADGFERVKAVTQAAQNVPLDAHPLGASALVKDKRGICHQLANEDRLRWTK
- a CDS encoding conserved hypothetical protein (Evidence 4 : Unknown function but conserved in other organisms) yields the protein MDEVARDQFSLTFNGPLEAGVRAVAVLGSAFPRAYDIQRLTAFDYLLVRTHQLGGPDDLHPATPIQTPATEVRRRVVQDALHLMMTRELVARIVDENGISYRAGEGAAMFLDSLRTPYLAALKDRADWLVYHLADYTDSALEGVMRKFFDRWVVEFQNVERSLGAYA
- a CDS encoding AAA domain-containing protein yields the protein MRKGLRLRSLSFHGPARKFATIPFGPGLNVIHGASNTGKSFIADAIDFMLGGKGPLRDIPERVGYDKILLAMETLDGHQFTLLRSTEGNAFRLFEGLYSDTLPEGEGTPLADTHSDRNEENLSAYLLAKLDLAHKRVRRNKRGDTNSLSFRNLARLVIINEEEIIQQRSPLSDGNYTADTTNTSVFKLLLTGVDDSALATAQPRSPEEQSRSAQLDLLDQLIESHRRQVKELAGPPDELEAQRERLGESMRSQGELLAVSETAFRDAATRRRDIARRVEEGRDRLTEITALLERFTLLDAHYSSDKERLRGIEEAGSLFGALGTGTCLFCGSAPEHHRKAECDFDVEKAVAAAQSEIRKIEIRQTELTQTIATLRKEAVSFERRLPMLEEQLDTVSGEIDRVVAPNLRQLRTAYRQLADKDGEVREALAIHRGLSDLEQRKAALEREGEVSGNGGNSLSDVDLPSSTADKFAGIVLSTLKAWHFPEIDRVHFDSKTRDLVINGKNRTSFGKGLRAITQAAFTVSLLQYCRQFETPHPGFIVLDSPLLSYREPEGDGDDLRGSDLNSHFFEFLAKLQADRQVLVVENTDPPAEIQASLQSVKFTKIEGVGRYGFFPIEPAPPT
- the merR gene encoding Mercuric resistance operon regulatory protein, with product MDAITHSRGGTLPIGELSRLTGVNIETIRYYEKVGMLPAPPRTEGGRRVYDRHHLRVLAFIRRGRELGFTPDEIKALLALGGPERAPCGEVREIATKHLDDIRAKIADLSKLERLLGQTIDRCEGGTAPECPVLDILSPEPS